One Acidobacteriota bacterium genomic region harbors:
- a CDS encoding cupin domain-containing protein, with translation MLVRNVDRTPAEPMELEGAREVTLRMMISRRDGAPNFALRHFTVGVGGHTPRHRHDYEHENYIISGRGTVEADGEVREIGAGDVVLVPPGALHQYVNTHPREPLVMLCLVPTTFDSGEGPCPVPGS, from the coding sequence ATGCTGGTACGTAATGTCGATCGGACCCCCGCAGAGCCGATGGAACTGGAAGGAGCCCGCGAGGTCACCCTGCGGATGATGATCTCGCGCCGCGACGGCGCGCCCAACTTCGCGCTGCGTCATTTCACCGTCGGCGTGGGCGGTCACACGCCACGGCACCGGCACGACTACGAGCACGAGAACTACATCATCTCCGGTCGCGGAACCGTGGAGGCCGATGGCGAGGTGCGGGAGATCGGCGCCGGCGACGTGGTCCTGGTGCCCCCGGGGGCGTTGCACCAGTACGTCAACACCCACCCCCGGGAGCCGCTGGTCATGCTTTGCCTGGTGCCGACCACTTTCGATTCGGGCGAGGGGCCGTGCCCGGTGCCGGGCTCCTGA
- a CDS encoding M14 family zinc carboxypeptidase, whose product MVRSLGGRCWWWVWGVLVLFGGSAAAEGPVWRLLVEADAAGRDRLSAMGYDIAGHDLERDRVEVITDERGLRRLVERGFHLVLIEHRPAPRPLEQGSGGRADLDGPLPDDRYHDPAEVQAFLETVAADHPAITRLVSLGQSVEGRTLWGLMISDNADRDEDELAILFNAAHHAREVMTPEVVMDTIDQLTDNYGTDPRITSMVDTYQIWCVPMVNPDGVARVHEVDDNWRKNLRDNDGNGAIDSQDGVDLNRNYQWGWGGQCRGSSSLFASATYRGPRELSEPESQALIEWGRTWRPVFDVEYHAYGEDVFYALSCDPSLSPTLSTIPGGDPSISRVIAEDYAARLVQADGGQGFSAAPYGSRVDGTGRDNQYRENGSIAFVTEVNNAAEGGFRPDYGTYRDATVQGQRPGWKWLIERMGGPAVGGHVTDALTGRPLEAEISLDEMNLPDGRQPTSRADTGRFHLIVVPGDYTLRVRAPGYAEAVIPVTVADAPYVPLGVALEPAGANVLAREDFEDPATALAWTSGFPGDTATDGRWQWGEPQGTHDGDAVFGDLEFGAPRFDGTPGRGVNAWVTGNQAAAGFTSDDVDGGVTSLVSPSYDLSGWYGVRVGWRRWFRKDAADPVDRFDLEVSTDGGASWLLLDSLRTTSATADAAPAWTRTEVLLDAVAQPGADTRFRFRVADDGAENVVEGAIDDFLLLGFDLQGQGEVSGVRLVDTVETVVEWDAVPGGEGAVYDVVRGDVASLGADASGVDLGPLLCIEDDSVDTSTADHPDGDSPSAGAGFFYLVRFELGLSRGGWGSGSGGGTRSGSGGCP is encoded by the coding sequence ATGGTCCGGAGTCTGGGCGGTCGCTGCTGGTGGTGGGTGTGGGGGGTGTTGGTGCTGTTCGGCGGAAGCGCCGCCGCCGAGGGGCCGGTCTGGCGGCTGCTGGTGGAGGCGGATGCGGCCGGCCGGGATCGGCTCTCGGCCATGGGGTACGACATCGCGGGCCACGATCTGGAGCGCGACCGCGTCGAGGTGATCACCGATGAACGGGGGCTTCGACGGTTGGTGGAGCGGGGCTTTCACCTGGTGCTGATCGAGCATCGTCCGGCTCCCCGGCCCCTCGAGCAGGGCAGTGGCGGCCGGGCGGATCTCGACGGTCCCCTGCCCGATGACCGCTACCACGACCCCGCCGAGGTGCAGGCCTTTCTCGAAACCGTCGCCGCCGACCACCCGGCGATCACGCGCCTGGTCTCGCTGGGCCAGAGCGTGGAGGGGCGGACCCTTTGGGGGCTGATGATTTCGGACAACGCGGACCGGGACGAGGACGAGCTGGCGATTCTTTTCAACGCCGCTCATCACGCCCGCGAGGTGATGACCCCCGAAGTGGTCATGGACACCATCGATCAACTCACCGACAACTACGGTACGGATCCCCGGATCACGTCGATGGTCGATACCTACCAGATCTGGTGCGTTCCGATGGTCAATCCCGATGGTGTGGCCCGGGTCCACGAGGTGGACGACAACTGGCGCAAGAATCTGCGGGACAACGATGGCAACGGCGCGATCGACAGCCAGGACGGCGTGGATCTCAACCGCAACTACCAGTGGGGCTGGGGCGGTCAATGCCGGGGGTCGTCGAGTCTCTTCGCTTCGGCCACCTATCGTGGCCCCCGGGAGCTTTCCGAGCCCGAAAGCCAGGCCCTGATCGAGTGGGGCCGCACCTGGCGGCCGGTTTTCGACGTGGAGTACCACGCCTACGGGGAAGACGTCTTTTACGCCCTGTCCTGCGATCCCTCGCTCTCGCCGACGCTGAGCACGATCCCGGGCGGCGATCCCTCCATCAGCCGGGTCATCGCCGAGGACTACGCGGCGCGCCTGGTGCAGGCGGACGGCGGGCAGGGTTTCAGCGCCGCTCCCTACGGCTCGCGGGTCGACGGCACCGGGCGGGACAACCAGTACCGGGAAAACGGTTCGATCGCCTTCGTCACCGAGGTCAACAACGCGGCGGAAGGAGGTTTCCGGCCCGACTACGGCACCTATCGCGACGCCACGGTGCAGGGGCAGCGCCCCGGATGGAAGTGGTTGATCGAGCGCATGGGAGGGCCCGCCGTCGGCGGCCATGTCACCGACGCACTGACCGGCCGGCCGCTCGAGGCGGAGATCAGCCTCGACGAGATGAATCTTCCCGACGGGCGCCAGCCCACCAGCCGGGCGGATACCGGTCGCTTTCACCTGATCGTCGTGCCGGGCGACTACACCCTCCGGGTGCGGGCGCCGGGATACGCCGAGGCGGTGATTCCCGTGACCGTCGCCGATGCTCCCTACGTGCCCCTGGGCGTCGCTCTCGAGCCGGCCGGAGCGAACGTGCTGGCGCGCGAAGACTTCGAGGATCCGGCCACGGCTCTCGCCTGGACCTCCGGTTTCCCCGGTGATACCGCCACCGACGGCCGGTGGCAGTGGGGCGAGCCCCAGGGCACCCACGACGGGGACGCCGTCTTCGGCGACCTGGAATTCGGCGCGCCCCGATTCGACGGCACACCGGGGCGGGGCGTCAACGCGTGGGTCACGGGCAACCAGGCGGCGGCCGGCTTCACGTCCGACGACGTGGACGGAGGCGTGACGAGCCTGGTCTCGCCCTCCTACGACCTCTCCGGCTGGTACGGGGTGCGGGTGGGCTGGCGCCGGTGGTTCCGCAAGGATGCGGCGGATCCCGTCGATCGCTTCGACCTGGAGGTCTCCACCGACGGCGGGGCGAGTTGGCTCCTGCTCGACTCGCTGCGGACGACCAGCGCCACGGCCGACGCGGCGCCCGCCTGGACGCGAACGGAAGTCTTGCTCGACGCGGTGGCGCAACCCGGGGCCGATACGCGCTTCCGCTTCCGGGTCGCCGACGACGGCGCGGAAAACGTGGTGGAGGGCGCGATCGACGATTTCCTGCTGCTGGGCTTCGACCTGCAAGGCCAGGGGGAGGTGAGCGGAGTCCGGCTGGTGGACACGGTCGAAACCGTGGTCGAATGGGATGCCGTGCCCGGAGGCGAAGGGGCTGTCTACGACGTGGTGCGGGGGGATGTCGCGTCCCTGGGGGCGGACGCGTCGGGGGTCGACCTGGGCCCGCTCCTGTGTATCGAGGACGACTCCGTCGATACGAGCACCGCCGATCACCCGGACGGCGACTCGCCTTCGGCGGGGGCGGGTTTCTTCTACCTGGTGCGCTTCGAACTGGGTCTCAGCCGCGGGGGTTGGGGATCGGGAAGCGGGGGCGGGACCCGCAGCGGCAGCGGAGGCTGTCCGTAG
- a CDS encoding arsenosugar biosynthesis-associated peroxidase-like protein: protein MHYYESEDLKKFKDVGKFRKELMDLFFDYYGKVTGEDGALTRREKSLIALAVAHSRQCPYCIDAYTEACLEAGADPEQMTEAVHVAAAMDAGITLVHGVQMHNALDRLGV, encoded by the coding sequence ATGCACTATTACGAATCCGAGGATCTGAAGAAGTTCAAGGACGTGGGCAAGTTCCGCAAGGAACTGATGGATCTCTTCTTCGACTACTACGGCAAGGTCACCGGTGAAGACGGTGCCCTGACCCGCCGGGAGAAATCCCTGATCGCCCTGGCCGTGGCCCACTCGCGCCAATGCCCCTACTGCATCGACGCCTACACGGAAGCGTGCCTGGAAGCCGGTGCCGACCCGGAGCAGATGACCGAGGCCGTTCACGTGGCCGCCGCGATGGACGCGGGCATCACCCTGGTCCACGGGGTGCAGATGCACAACGCGCTCGATCGACTGGGAGTCTGA
- a CDS encoding EAL domain-containing protein, producing MASGNTTKTREREDVLLIKGEESVLERLGKMAGELALAAESAAPEEAMEALARREGCVVVRDLNADSAGAWRWLEQARRCGFEIPLICIRNPSADRLPEDEPTLVTDQARPLPSTYYDPLTGLPNRALFTEWLARAIERAEQQDGYRFAVLLLDLDRFKIVNDSLGHETGDRLLIRVARRLLGHLRFSDAVARISGDEFTILLDDVEDASDAVRIAERVHAALKDPFLVSGQEIFPTVSIGIALSATGYDRPEEMLQDAETAMYRAKGTEAGYEIFDPEMRRKARDVLLLESDLRGAMERREFQLYYQPILSMSESKVLGFEALLRWHHPERGFVSPAEFIPVAEETGLIVPIGDWVLEEACRQLALWQKDLPLARNLTMNVNLSRKQLCDGDLVRRVEEILTATRLEPSHLKLEITESMVMEREQAAIQVLARLRSLGVYLCVDDFGTGYSSLSCLHRLPIQTIKIDRSFVSRMGLDVESSEIVRTIVALARNLNKKVVAEGVETLDQLSRLEALGCDQAQGFLFSKPVCAGEAEALIERAYLLTPTVR from the coding sequence GTGGCCAGCGGAAACACAACCAAGACCCGTGAACGGGAAGACGTCCTGCTCATCAAAGGCGAGGAGAGCGTCCTCGAGCGCCTGGGGAAGATGGCCGGCGAACTGGCGCTTGCGGCCGAGTCGGCGGCACCCGAGGAGGCGATGGAGGCCCTTGCCCGGCGCGAAGGCTGCGTCGTCGTCAGGGACCTCAACGCCGACAGCGCGGGAGCGTGGCGCTGGCTCGAACAGGCCCGCCGCTGCGGCTTCGAGATTCCGCTGATCTGCATCAGGAATCCCTCGGCCGACAGGCTTCCGGAAGACGAGCCGACCCTGGTCACCGACCAGGCCCGTCCCCTGCCCTCGACCTACTACGACCCTCTGACCGGATTGCCCAACCGGGCGCTGTTCACCGAGTGGCTGGCGCGGGCGATCGAACGGGCCGAACAGCAGGACGGGTACCGGTTCGCGGTGCTCCTCCTCGACCTCGACCGATTCAAGATCGTCAACGACAGCCTGGGGCACGAGACAGGGGATCGCCTGCTGATCCGTGTCGCCCGGCGGCTGCTCGGCCACCTGCGCTTCTCCGACGCCGTGGCGCGCATCTCGGGCGACGAGTTCACGATCCTGCTCGACGACGTGGAGGACGCCAGCGACGCGGTGCGCATCGCCGAACGGGTTCACGCCGCCCTGAAAGATCCCTTCCTCGTCAGCGGGCAGGAGATCTTCCCCACCGTGAGCATCGGTATCGCACTGTCCGCCACCGGCTACGACCGCCCCGAGGAAATGCTTCAGGACGCCGAGACGGCCATGTACCGGGCCAAGGGCACCGAAGCGGGGTACGAGATTTTCGACCCGGAGATGCGTCGCAAGGCGCGGGACGTCCTGCTGCTCGAATCGGACCTGCGCGGCGCGATGGAACGACGGGAGTTCCAGCTCTACTACCAGCCGATCCTCTCGATGTCCGAGAGCAAGGTCCTGGGCTTCGAGGCCCTGCTGCGCTGGCATCACCCCGAACGCGGTTTCGTCTCCCCCGCCGAATTCATTCCCGTCGCGGAGGAGACCGGGTTGATCGTCCCCATCGGCGACTGGGTGCTCGAGGAGGCCTGCCGGCAACTCGCCCTGTGGCAGAAAGACTTGCCCCTGGCCCGCAACCTGACGATGAACGTCAACCTCTCCCGCAAGCAGCTGTGTGACGGTGACCTGGTCCGGCGGGTCGAGGAGATTCTCACCGCGACCCGGCTCGAGCCCTCCCATCTCAAGCTGGAGATCACCGAAAGCATGGTCATGGAACGGGAGCAGGCCGCGATCCAGGTTCTCGCCCGCCTGCGCAGCCTGGGCGTGTATCTCTGCGTCGACGACTTCGGCACCGGCTATTCGTCGCTTTCCTGCCTGCACCGCCTGCCGATCCAGACCATCAAGATCGATCGCTCTTTCGTCAGCCGCATGGGCCTCGACGTGGAGAGTTCGGAGATCGTGCGCACCATCGTCGCCCTGGCCCGCAACCTGAACAAGAAGGTCGTCGCCGAGGGCGTCGAGACCCTCGACCAGCTCTCGCGGCTCGAGGCGCTCGGCTGCGACCAGGCCCAGGGGTTCCTCTTCTCGAAGCCCGTCTGCGCCGGCGAGGCCGAAGCCTTGATCGAACGGGCCTACTTGTTGACTCCCACCGTGCGCTGA
- a CDS encoding rhomboid family intramembrane serine protease: protein MSYYGGVPGGSGPTFAAPPVTPMVRRILIVLAATFFVQVLLAKAGFFFIERWLRLDLPSSGYLALWQLVTYALLHGGLWHLLMNALGLWMLGGEVERYLGSRGFLQYFAACVVGGGVLHTVFGLFSSYPQPVIGSSAGVLGLVLAYAMFFPQRQLFIFPLPFPIRARTFALIFGAIDLFGAIDANPGDGIAHFAHLGGMAGGYLYIRFMLRRGGGGGFGLFRRKPKFRTYDGGGGPGGWH from the coding sequence ATGTCCTACTACGGTGGTGTTCCCGGCGGGAGCGGCCCCACTTTCGCGGCGCCCCCAGTCACTCCCATGGTGCGGCGGATCCTGATCGTTCTGGCCGCGACCTTCTTCGTCCAAGTCCTGCTGGCCAAGGCGGGCTTCTTCTTCATCGAGCGCTGGTTGCGGCTGGACCTGCCCTCCAGCGGCTATCTCGCCCTCTGGCAGTTGGTGACCTATGCGCTGCTCCATGGCGGTTTGTGGCACCTGTTGATGAACGCCCTGGGGCTGTGGATGCTCGGTGGCGAGGTGGAGCGCTACCTGGGCTCCCGGGGGTTCCTGCAGTATTTCGCGGCCTGCGTGGTGGGAGGGGGGGTCCTGCACACCGTCTTTGGCCTGTTCAGCAGCTATCCCCAGCCGGTCATCGGGTCTTCCGCCGGAGTGCTCGGGCTCGTTCTGGCCTACGCGATGTTCTTCCCGCAGCGGCAGTTGTTCATTTTTCCGCTGCCCTTTCCGATTCGCGCACGCACCTTCGCGTTGATCTTCGGGGCGATCGATCTCTTCGGCGCCATCGACGCCAACCCCGGCGACGGTATCGCCCACTTCGCCCACCTCGGCGGTATGGCCGGTGGTTACCTCTACATCCGCTTCATGCTGCGTCGGGGAGGCGGTGGCGGGTTCGGCCTGTTCCGGCGTAAGCCGAAGTTTCGCACCTACGATGGTGGTGGCGGTCCCGGTGGATGGCACTGA
- a CDS encoding RNA polymerase sigma factor RpoD/SigA encodes MGIDSSEKTVLSRYFTEIRAYPLLTKEQEQNLAKRVKKGDTEAFETLVASNLSFVVKVASEYRNLGLPLEDLLNEGNLGLIEAARRYDPSKGTKFITYAIWWIRKSILKALAEQVNLVRVPTYQMKKVKEVRETEHTLRKELGRRPERHEISDRLSVSVKKVDQVLQVNTREMSIDDTIGKEKKTPVSDYLVDRDADSPEDWVLRREGTGLVTRALTHLNDQEKVVIRHRFGLDGCPILTLKEIGAKMGVSRERVRQIETQAKQRLRRMFSRPRNLRGSRNTGYASRSMRSRTNL; translated from the coding sequence ATGGGAATCGACAGCAGCGAGAAAACCGTTCTCAGTCGATACTTCACAGAGATCCGCGCGTACCCCCTCCTCACCAAGGAGCAGGAGCAAAACCTCGCCAAGCGAGTCAAGAAGGGTGATACCGAGGCCTTCGAGACACTGGTCGCCTCGAATCTCTCCTTCGTCGTCAAGGTGGCCAGCGAATACCGCAACCTGGGTCTGCCCCTCGAAGACCTGCTCAACGAGGGCAACCTGGGCCTGATCGAGGCCGCCCGGCGCTACGACCCCTCCAAGGGCACCAAGTTCATCACCTATGCCATCTGGTGGATCCGCAAGTCCATCCTCAAGGCCCTGGCCGAACAGGTGAACCTGGTCCGGGTGCCCACCTACCAGATGAAAAAGGTCAAGGAAGTGCGGGAGACCGAGCACACCCTGCGCAAGGAACTCGGTCGCCGCCCCGAGCGTCATGAAATCAGCGACCGGCTTTCCGTGTCGGTGAAGAAGGTCGACCAGGTGCTGCAGGTCAACACCCGGGAGATGTCGATCGACGACACCATCGGGAAAGAAAAAAAGACGCCGGTCAGCGACTACCTGGTGGATCGCGATGCCGACAGCCCCGAGGATTGGGTGTTGCGTCGCGAGGGCACGGGGCTGGTGACTCGGGCCCTGACCCATCTCAACGACCAGGAGAAGGTCGTCATTCGCCACCGGTTCGGCCTCGACGGCTGTCCGATCCTGACCCTCAAGGAGATCGGCGCGAAGATGGGTGTCAGCCGCGAGCGGGTACGCCAGATCGAAACCCAGGCCAAGCAGCGCCTGCGGCGGATGTTCAGCCGTCCGCGGAACCTGCGTGGCTCGCGCAACACCGGCTACGCCTCCCGCAGCATGCGGTCGCGCACGAATCTCTGA